A genomic segment from Triticum dicoccoides isolate Atlit2015 ecotype Zavitan chromosome 1A, WEW_v2.0, whole genome shotgun sequence encodes:
- the LOC119293414 gene encoding peroxisomal membrane protein PEX14-like: MEVMEMIQRGERPDDIQDINDEPPNPDQPISKPSMAPKPKPWDKQVKQSSGRDLKAHPSNSSESTSGVRIDSASQATGC; the protein is encoded by the exons ATGGAG GTCATGGAAATGATACAGAGGGGAGAGCGGCCAGATGATATCCAG GATATTAATGATGAGCCACCAAACCCTGATCAGCCAATCTCGAAACCCAGTATGGCACCCAAGCCCAAG CCATGGGACAAGCAAGTCAAACAAAGTTCCGGGCGGGATCTGAAAGCTCACCCAAGCAACTCCAGCGAATCGACGTCGGGGGTTCGAATTGATAGCGCCAGCCaggccacgggatgctga
- the LOC119293396 gene encoding peroxisomal membrane protein PEX14-like isoform X1, which yields MADPPSSSPADEARDPGSSEAAAHGSTTSQDTKEQEEMKGEAAVVTSEPVREELVQSAISFLSHPKVVASSDVQRRSFLENKGLTVDEIEEAFRRLLSPPSNSTNSNMCESQGSPDPETVTPVVPRHPKSYMEVMEMIQRGERPDDIQDINDEPPNPDQPISKPSMAPKPKPWEKQGQQSSGWDLKVLSSDPSELSSGVRTDSTSQATELDNSSGYGDLMLTAEPATGSKAPVDDVATSPKQ from the exons ATGGCGGATCCGCCGTCGTCGTCCCCGGCCGACGAGGCGCGGGATCCAG GTAGCTCAGAAGCTGCTGCTCATGGGAGTACTACTTCGCAAGACACGAAAGAGCAGGAGGAGATGAAAGGAGAAGCGGCTGTTGTGACCTCTGAACCGGTGAGGGAGGAACTGGTCCAGAGTGCCATTAGTTTTCTGAGTCACCCCAAAGTCGTGGCATCTTCCGATGTCCAGAGGCGTTCCTTCCTGGAAAATAAAGGGCTCACCGTGGACGAAATTGAAGAAGCATTTCGTCGTTTACTT AGCCCACCTTCAAACTCTACAAACTCAAATATGTGTGAATCTCAAG GAAGTCCTGATCCTGAAACTGTAACCCCTGTGGTGCCCCGGCACCCAAAATCATATATGGAG GTCATGGAAATGATACAGAGGGGAGAGCGGCCAGATGATATCCAG GATATTAATGATGAGCCACCAAACCCTGATCAGCCAATCTCGAAACCCAGTATGGCACCCAAGCCCAAG CCATGGGAGAAGCAAGGCCAACAAAGTTCCGGTTGGGACCTGAAAGTGCTCTCAAGCGACCCAAGCGAATTGTCGTCAGGAGTTCGAACCGATAGCACCAGCCAGGCCACGGAATTAGACAATAGCTCCGGTTACGGGGACTTGATGCTGACGGCAGAGCCGGCTACAGGCTCCAAAGCCCCCGTGGATGACGTTGCCACCTCGCCGAAGCAGTAA
- the LOC119293396 gene encoding peroxisomal membrane protein PEX14-like isoform X2, with translation MADPPSSSPADEARDPEAAAHGSTTSQDTKEQEEMKGEAAVVTSEPVREELVQSAISFLSHPKVVASSDVQRRSFLENKGLTVDEIEEAFRRLLSPPSNSTNSNMCESQGSPDPETVTPVVPRHPKSYMEVMEMIQRGERPDDIQDINDEPPNPDQPISKPSMAPKPKPWEKQGQQSSGWDLKVLSSDPSELSSGVRTDSTSQATELDNSSGYGDLMLTAEPATGSKAPVDDVATSPKQ, from the exons ATGGCGGATCCGCCGTCGTCGTCCCCGGCCGACGAGGCGCGGGATCCAG AAGCTGCTGCTCATGGGAGTACTACTTCGCAAGACACGAAAGAGCAGGAGGAGATGAAAGGAGAAGCGGCTGTTGTGACCTCTGAACCGGTGAGGGAGGAACTGGTCCAGAGTGCCATTAGTTTTCTGAGTCACCCCAAAGTCGTGGCATCTTCCGATGTCCAGAGGCGTTCCTTCCTGGAAAATAAAGGGCTCACCGTGGACGAAATTGAAGAAGCATTTCGTCGTTTACTT AGCCCACCTTCAAACTCTACAAACTCAAATATGTGTGAATCTCAAG GAAGTCCTGATCCTGAAACTGTAACCCCTGTGGTGCCCCGGCACCCAAAATCATATATGGAG GTCATGGAAATGATACAGAGGGGAGAGCGGCCAGATGATATCCAG GATATTAATGATGAGCCACCAAACCCTGATCAGCCAATCTCGAAACCCAGTATGGCACCCAAGCCCAAG CCATGGGAGAAGCAAGGCCAACAAAGTTCCGGTTGGGACCTGAAAGTGCTCTCAAGCGACCCAAGCGAATTGTCGTCAGGAGTTCGAACCGATAGCACCAGCCAGGCCACGGAATTAGACAATAGCTCCGGTTACGGGGACTTGATGCTGACGGCAGAGCCGGCTACAGGCTCCAAAGCCCCCGTGGATGACGTTGCCACCTCGCCGAAGCAGTAA
- the LOC119356499 gene encoding F-box/LRR-repeat protein At3g26922-like codes for PPNGPSGDARRRSEAGGPCSKKRKSAAEGRGPEATADPPLEAAEGGGAGDRISGLPDGVLGDIVSLLPTREGARTQILSSRWRHLWRSAPLNLDHHELCDKKYQLDSVVSRILATHPGPGRRFCATIYHLHRDRADAWLRSPALDNLHELELCSSKHTFPYQPVVPQPAPPPAAAFRFSDTLGVATIGECHIPDSMAQALFFPKLKKLGLEKITISESTLHAMIDGCPALECLLIYRCSGFRCVRINSISLRGIGVEAYWGELIILEEVIIENAPCLERLLLFGSAESRHISVISAPKLETLGCLSSYSSNTFTLYSTVIQGLRVDSLTKTVCTVKVLSVCMGALSLDVVIDLMRCFPCLERLYIESIKPGKKNLWRRKHQNLIRSLDIRLKTIDWRYYVGTKSDVDFATFFLLNARVLELMTLQVYHSNFKEEFFTRQREKLQLDKKASGGARLHFTTDHFHGSFTDFCVRDLDLADPFERNYPYQFHAFS; via the exons CCTCCAAACGGCCCCTCCGGCGACGCTCGGAGACGCTCGGAGGCGGGCGGCCCGTGCTCGAAGAAGAGGAAGTCGGCGGCAGAAGGGCGCGGCCCGGAAGCTACGGCGGATCCGCCGCTGGAAGCAGCGGAAGGGGGCGGGGCCGGCGACCGCATCAGCGGCCTCCCCGACGGCGTCCTCGGGGACATCGTCTCGCTCCTCCCCACAAGGGAAGGCGCGCGCACGCAGATCCTCTCCTCCCGGTGGCGCCACCTCTGGCGCTCCGCCCCGCTCAACCTCGACCATCACGAGCTCTGCGACAAGAAATACCAGCTCGATTCCGTCGTGTCGCGCATCCTCGCCACCCACCCCGGCCCCGGCCGCCGCTTCTGCGCCACCATCTACCACCTCCACCGCGACCGAGCCGACGCCTGGCTTCGATCCCCTGCCCTCGACAACCTCCACGAGCTTGAGCTCTGCAGCTCCAAACACACCTTCCCGTATCAACCGGTAGTACCGCAGCCGGCTCCGCCGCCTGCAGCGGCCTTCCGCTTCTCCGACACCCTCGGCGTCGCCACCATAGGAGAGTGCCACATCCCTGACAGCATGGCCCAAGCGCTTTTCTTCCCTAAGCTTAAGAAGCTCGGGCTTGAAAAGATCACCATATCTGAATCCACACTGCACGCCATGATTGATGGCTGCCCCGCTCTGGAATGCTTGCTGATTTACCGCTGCTCTGGCTTCCGTTGTGTCCGAATCAACTCCATCAGCCTTAGAGGCATAGGTGTGGAAGCTTATTGGGGAGAGCTCATCATATTAGAGGAAGTCATCATCGAGAATGCCCCTtgtcttgaaaggttgctcctattTGGCTCAGCTGAATCCCGGCATATATCGGTAATCTCCGCGCCTAAATTGGAGACCCTAGGCTGCCTATCTTCCTATTCTAGTAACACATTCACGCTTTACTCGACAGTTATTCAG GGATTGCGTGTTGATAGCCTGACGAAGACGGTGTGCACTGTCAAGGTTTTATCTGTTTGTATGGGTGCTCTTAGTCTGGATGTTGTTATTGACTTGATGAGATGCTTTCCTTGTTTGGAAAGGTTGTACATTGAG TCAATTAAGCCAGGGAAAAAGAATTTGTGGCGCCGTAAACACCAGAATCTAATAAGATCTCTTGACATCCGTCTGAAGACAATTGACTGGCGATATTATGTGGGCACCAAGTCAGATGTTGACTTTGCCACATTCTTTTTACTAAACGCGAGAGTGCTAGAGTTAATGACTCTTCAGGTTTATCATAGTAATTTCAAAGAGGAGTTTTTTACACGGCAACGTGAGAAGCTTCAACTGGATAAGAAGGCCTCAGGAGGTGCTCGGCTTCATTTTACAACGGATCATTTTCATGGCAGTTTTACGGATTTCTGTGTCCGTGATTTGGATCTAGCTGATCCCTTTGAAAGGAATTATCCGTACCAATTTCATGCTTTCTCCTAA